TCCAGACTTTCAAACTGTGTATAAGCAATGTATAATCGCTGGAAATATCCATAGAAATCAGCATGTGACAGCATCCGATAAAAACTACCGGTTGCCCCTGATGGAAAATCTTTCTCCCACTGACGGGACAATACATACTGATAAGGCGAATCTCCCATTAGCCCGTGCAATTCGTCCGCTTTCTTCAAAATCTGTTTGCGATTGCCAAAACTCATAATTGCCGTCAGCAAACCGCTGACTTCGATATCCTGTTTCAGCGTGTAACGATGGGGAAACTGCACCGGATCACTTTGTATAAAGTCTGCGCAGTGATACATCTCCGCACACATTAAAAGTTTATTCTTTATATCTTCAGTCATTTCGAGAAAGTATCAAGTATTGAGAGTACAAAAATACATATTCTAGTTGGATTTCCTCTTTAAGTAAATGATAGATTGCATCCCCAAGAGAATAACAAACAAATATTCTGCTGTCATAAACACAGTCAGGGAAGCATGAAAATATCCACTCAACAGATACAAATAAACCAGATATATCAAAATAGTGCTTAATTGAAAGACAAAAGCGAGTCTCGTCTTTCCCATACCGGTAACAGCGTTGACATAAACATATCCGGGCAATGCAAAAGCATAATTCAACAGCATGACTATAAAAGGATAAAAAGCCAGTCTCACCAGCTCCTCATTATTCGTATAAAATCCGATAATCCATTGGTTACCCCAAAGAGCTATACCTATCAATGGAAGCCCCACGACATACCCCAGCCTAAGAACTTTACGGCAAACGGGAAAAAGTTCTTTGCCTTCTCCCGCTCCTATCAAATTACTGACCAATGAGCCCGTGGTGGACGCAAAAGAATTGACTATTACAAAAAAGACAGTAGAAACACTACGGGTTATATTGGAAATGGCAAGTTCCGTCTTTCCCAGATGTTCGATAGCAACAAAGAACAAAAACCAGGGAGCAACGCTGATAAAAGCATGAAGCATGCTCCATACAGACAATCGCAATAACTTCATCAACAACTTCCCATCGTAGACGACCTTCAATCCATATTTCACTTTATCTATCTTCACCCACATATATAATAGGAATATGGCAAAAGCTCCAAACTCTGCTAAAGAAGAAGCCATAGCCGCTCCGGATATGCCCAGATTCAGTTTGAATATCAGTAAATAGTTGAAAGGAATATTGATGCAAACAGCCGTAGCAGCAGCTCCGGACAGTGCTTTGGTGGTTGTGATCCCTACCAGGAAAGAGCGGAAAGCTAAAAAAGGGAATGAGAACAACAGCCCGAAACTACGCCAATCCAGATACTGAATCACCGCCTGGTAGATTTCGTCGGAAGTAATCAATTGACACAGGATCAAGGGAGAAGCCCAATGGAGCAACAGGCAAAGAATGATTGCCATTCCCGACAGAAAGTATAACCCTTGAAAAAAAGTGCGTCCTGTCTCTTTATACTGCCGTTCCCCATTTCTCCGGGCAATCATCACCTGCATCCCGATGCTGAATCCGAAACCCAACATATAAACAGCCAAATAATAGATTCCGGCAAGTGCGGAAGCTCCCAGTTCTACCTCTCCCACGTGCCCCAGAAAAACAGCGTCGGTAATATTGATTAATTGTTCCATCAGAATGCTCATCATCACAGGAAAGTTGATGAGCCATATTTGCTTATATGTATAATTCATTGCTCAACTTAAAAATAACACGATACGGCATACCACATTCCCATGGCAGTACACAGTTTCGCAAGTTTATAAAAATGGATATAAAACTCTTTGACAGACGAGTAGTTGCCTGTCAGATAGCTGAATAGACTTATTAGAAATGATGCTATTCGTTGAGCGTAGCTAGATACAGAGTTTCATAAATGGATGAATATTACTGGTTTCTCAATCAATTACGCAACAAAGATAAGAAATCTTATTTTCATATCCCAATGTGGTATGGTATTGGCAGATTACTTATAGTAAGGAAATGCATCAGAAGCATCAATTACGATATTAACAAATTGATTTATAAAGATATACATATTTCGAAAGTAAAAAGAATGATGATAAGATATCTTTCTCTTTTGAAAAAAGCATATCATTTTGAAAAGAGTAGTAACCAATAAATAACCAGATAACAATGAAAATTTGCAAATTCGAGAAAATAAAAGATGAAGATGAAATAAGACAGGTAATCAATTGTATTCAAAACGAACATCCTTATGTAGCTGTAGTTCCTACATTGACACCATTGCAGGAATGGTTACAGTCTATTTCCGCCAGTTGGTTTCACGAAGAAGATGAAGTTTCCCATGCCACAGTCAATATCATCGGGGAGTATTGCTGCACCCTTGCCAATCATCTACTCACAGATCCGCAACTCAATCAGGAAATGAAAACCCGGATTCAAGAATGCATAAAGAAAATACATATACTTGTGGAGGACAAAGCAGATTTCCTGATTGATAAAATGATAAAAGCCAAGGTATACGGATTATCCGGCGATTTACTTACTTATTGCTTACGTCAACAAGGACTTCGGGCCCGGACTTTAGATACCGGCAAATTTATGCAGCTCAATCTGGAAAGAAAACCGGACATTCCATATATCCAGGAATCTATCCAATCATATATCGACGAAAACCGGAATGTAGATATTTTTATCGCCCCACTTTCCATTTGCAGAAACGTGTATGGTGAAATAGACTTCATGAACGAACAACGTAATGATTACTATGCCACAGTGCTTGCTGCCCTGTTCAAAGCCGACGAAATACTTTTATCTACTCCCATCAACCATATTTATGCAAACCTGAACTGCCGGAGGGAGCAACATTCTCTTACTTATACAGAAGCAGAACAACTGATTAACAGCGGAGTACATCTGCTCTATGCAGACTGCGTCACCCTTGCGGCACGCTCCAACATAGTTATCCGCCTGACCGACCCGCACGACCTGACAACGGAACGGCTCTATATCTCTTCTCATGACGCAGGAAACAGTGTCAAAGCCATTCTCTCACAGGATTCGGTTACTTTTGTGCGTTTCACCTCATTGAATGTATTGCCCGGCTATTTGTTTATAGGTAAAATATTGGAAGTTATCAACAAATATCAAATTAATGTCATCTCAATGGCCTCATCCAATGTATCCGTTTCAATGATATTGACAGCCAGTCGGGATACGTTACGAATCATCCAAAAGGAACTATATAAATATGCCGAAATGATTGCGGATGAAAACATGTCTGTAATACACATCATCGGCTCACTTCATTGGGAACGTACCCAAGTAGAAAGCCATATTATGGATACCATCAAAGACATCCCTATATCTCTCATTTCTTATGGGGGAAGCGATCATTGTTTCACACTATCCGTGCACAGCACATATAAAAATAAACTAATCAGTTCGCTATCCAAACAATTTCTCGAAAACCAGTGCGCGGCCTGATTCAAATAAAGTGCATCTCAAAAGTCTTGTTTCCAACTTTTGAGATGCACTTCATCCCCATATAGAGGGTGGTAAAGAGTTGTTTCTTTTTAGTCAACCACTTTATAAGGATCGGCCACCTTATAAGAAAAATATATTCAGATTTTATATTCCTCTATCTTTCGATACAGCGTAGTAAGTCCGATTTTCAACAAGCGGGCAGCTTCCGTTTTATTCCCTTTCGTATATTCCAACACACGCGCAATATGCCTGCGCTCCATTGCAGCCAGTTCAAAACCACCTGTACTATCGTCCGAACATTCATAATGAGTGTTCTGGATTTCCAAAGGAAGGTCGCAGATATCCAGTCGTCCACCTTCGCAAACAATCAGGCTACGCTCAATCACGTTTCTCAACTCACGGATATTCCCTTTCCACGGCTGTTGTTCCAGTGCTTCCAGAAAAGCAGGGGTCATCTCATTGACGGCATACGAGAGCTTTTCAGAGAAACTTTTGACGAAAGCAGTCGCAAGAATCCTGATATCACCGGTACGTTCGCGAAGCGAAGGAAGATGCACCTGAAAAACCGAAAGACGATAAAACAAGTCCTCACGGAAATGTCCGGCTTTGATCTCCTCCTGCAAATTGCGGTTAGTGGCAGCGATGATACGCACATTTACCCGTGTCGGCTTGGTATCACCTATCTTTATATATTCTCCTGTTTCGAGGATACGCAGTAACTTTGCCTGCAATTCGAAAGCCATCTCCCCGATTTCATCCAGAAAGATCGTTCCGTTATTGGCCTCTTCAAAAAGCCCTTTCTTATCTTTCAACGCACCGGTAAACGAACCAGCCTTATGTCCGAACATCTCGCTTTCGAGCAGTTCTTTGCTGAAAGACGAACAGTTGACTGCCACAAAATTCTGTTTGCTCCGCTTACTACTATAATGTATAGCTTGCGCGAAGACTTCCTTGCCCGTTCCGGTTTCTCCCGTCAGCAATACGGGAACATCTGTCACAGACACCTTCTGCGCCAAAGATACCGACTCTTTCAGCACTTTTGACTCCCCCAGGATAGAATCGAACGAATACATCTGCCCGACTTTCTTTTCTAGTTTTTCCAAACGGACATTCATTTTTGCTTTCTCTACGGCACGACTAATGAGAGGGATAATCTTGTTATTATCATCTCCTTTCGTTATATAATCAAACGCACCGTTTTTGATAGCCTGCACTCCGTCGGGGATATTGCCGTGGGCAGTAAGAAGAATCACCTCCACATTGGGAGCTATTTTTTTGATATTCAACACCAGATCCACTCCGTTTCCATCAGGAAGAAAAACATCGCATAAAGCTACATCGGGCGATTGAATTTCCAGTTGTCTGACAGCAGTTTTGCAATCACCTGCCTGACACACTTCATAACCCTCAAGTTCCAGCATACGAGCTAAAAGGCTGCGAATCTGAACTTCATCGTCAATAATAAGAATTTTATTCATACAATTTGTCTACATTAATATAGAAGAATGGAAAACAGGGTGCGCAAATATAGTTTTTTTATCTGAATCCATGAACATTTCTTCCATACAGTTTGTTATTTCCATAGGAAACTATTTACACTATAAACAGATGAAAATAATTATTATTGGGGGAGTTGCAGGAGGAGCCACCACTGCTGCCCGAATCAGACGAGTAGATGAAACAGCAGAAATTATCCTTTTGGAAAAAGGAAAGTATATATCATACGCCAATTGCGGCCTTCCTTATTATATAGGAGGAGTGATAGAGGAACGGGATAAATTGTTCGTGCAAACGCCCGAAGCCTTCTCTACACGCTTCCGCGTGGATGTACGTACAGAAAATGAAGCGATTTTCATTGACCGGAAAAGAAAGACAGTGACCATCCGGCAAAGCAGTGAAGACACTTATGAGGAGAGCTACGATAAATTAGTCATCTCCACCGGAGCTTCCCCGGTACGTCCTCCCCTTCCGGGAATCGACCTTAGCGGAATCTTCACGCTAAGGAATGTTACCGACACAGATCGGATCAAAGAATATATCAAGAGCCACGCTCCGCGAAAAGCCGTTATCGTAGGAGCCGGATTTATTGGTCTGGAAATGGCGGAAAACTTACATACACAGGGAGCGAAAGTGTCGATTGTGGAAATGGGCAATCAAGTGATGGCTCCTATCGACTTCTCGATGGCATCGCTCGTCCACCAGCACTTGATGGATAAAGGAGTCAATCTTTATCTGGAACAAGCTGTCGCCTCTTTTAGCCGGGAGGGAAAAGGGTTGAAAGTAACGTTCAAAAATGGTCAGTCCATTTCTGCCGATATTGTTATCCTGTCGATCGGAGTACGCCCGGAAACCAGTCTGGCACGAGCTGCCGAACTGACTATCGGCCCTGCAGGAGGTATTGCCGTGAATGATTACCTGCAAACGTCTGATGAATCGATTTATGCTATCGGTGACGCAATCGAGTTCCGCCATCCGATCACCGGAAAACCCTGGCTCAACTATCTTGCCGGACCTGCCAACCGTCAGGGACGCATCGTTGCAGACAACGTTCTCGGGGCAAAAATACCTTACGAGGGTTCTATCGGCACTTCAATCGCAAAAGTTTTCGACATGACCGTTGCTTCAACCGGTTTACCCGGCAAGCGCCTGCACCAGGAAGAGATAGACTATATGTCGTCTACCATCCATCCCGCCTCTCATGCCGGCTACTATCCGGATGCCATGCCAATGAGTATCAAGATCACTTTCGATAAAAAGACAGGAAGATTGTACGGCGGGCAAATCGTCGGTTACGACGGAGTGGACAAACGGATTGACGAACTCGCGCTTGTCATCAAACACGAGGGAACGATCTACGACCTGATGAAAGTGGAACAAGCGTATGCTCCTCCGTTCTCTTCGGCCAAAGATCCGGTAGCACTGGCAGGATATGTAGCGGAAGACATCATTACCGGCAAAACCAATCCGGTATATTGGAGAGAGTTGCGGGACATTGAAATGGAAAATAAATTCCTCCTGGATGTCCGCACCCCGGACGAATATTCTTTAGGCAGCTTACCGGGTGCTGTGAATATTCCACTGGATGAGCTTCGTGACCGGCTGGCCGAACTGCCGAAAGATAAAATGATTTATACCTTCTGCGCTGTCGGGCTACGAGGGTATCTTGCTTACCGGATATTGACTCAACATGGATTTAACAAGGTGCGTAATCTCTCGGGAGGGCTGAAAACTTACCGGGCTGCCACTGCTCCGATTATCATACGAGAAAATAATGGAAATGAAATAGACGAATCACCCGCACAACAGGGGAGTGCTCCCCAAGCCAAGCAACCTACGGTTGCTAAGGTTTCAGATACCACGGTTACTGCCGCTGCTGCCGTCACCGCAGACGCCCCTGCAAGCCCCGCTAAAACAGTTCGGGTAGACGCCTGCGGATTACAATGTCCCGGCCCGATTTTGAAAATGAAGAAAACAATGGATACACTGGCATCAGGTGAACGGGTGGAAATCACCTCAACCGATCCAGGATTCCCGCGTGACGCTGCCGCATGGTGCAGTTCAACGGGCAATCAACTGATTTCGAGAGACAGCTCCGGAGGAAAATCTATTGTTGTCATAGAAAAAGGAGAACCAAAATCATGCAATATTGTTACTTCATGTGAGGGCAAAGGAAAAACATTCATCATGTTTAGTGATGATTTAGATAAAGCTTTAGCTACCTTTGTGCTCGCAAATGGCGCAGCTGCTACGGGACAAAAAGTCACCATCTTCTTTACGTTCTGGGGACTGAACGTCATCAAGAAGTTGCACAAACCGGAAACCGAAAAGGATATTTTCGGAAAAATGTTTGGCATGATGCTGCCTTCCAGCTCCAAAAAGCTGAAACTTTCTAAGATGAGTATGGGCGGAATAGGTGGAAAAATGATGCGGTATATCATGAACAAAAAAGGGATTGATTCACTGGAATCCCTGCGCCAGCAAGCGCTGGAAAACGGTGTGGAATTTATTGCTTGCCAGATGTCAATGGACGTGATGGGAGTCAAACAAGAAGAACTCCTGGACGAGGTGACCATTGGCGGCGTAGCAACATATATGGAACGGGCGGATAACGCAAACGTTAATCTATTTATTTAAAAAATGAACGAATGAAATATTTAAATAATGTATGAAAACAATATGTGCAATGCGTGATGTATTCAAAGCAATAGGTAACTTTGAAACAGCATTTGAAAAAATGTACCAGATATCGCTCAATGAAGCAATGATATTGTGTGCCCTCAAAGAGGCTTCGGACAAAGTGACGGCTACCAACCTGTCCAAGCAAACCGAACTAAGCCCCTCACACACATCTAAAATGCTGCGGATACTGGAGGAAAAAGGGCTGATCGTCCGATCACTCGGAAGTGAAGACCGGAGACAGATGTATTTCCATCTGACTCAATTGGGTAAACAACGGGTAACTGAACTGGAACTTGATAAGGTAGAAATACCGGATCTACTAAAACCTCTGTTTTAATAAACGGATTTTTTCAAATAAATATCTGTAAATAATAAACGGTGAGCAAACTCCCTGATAATAGGGCAGAGCGCTCACCGTTTTTCTTTCCGCCGGGCCAAAGAAATATGTTAATTTTCCGGCAAAAGAAATTTCCACGCGAACCTTTTTCCACCTTTCTTGTTGTTTGTATCAAAAGCCCAAGGTACCTGGGCGTGATTTTTATATAACCTAAACATTATAAAAGATATGAAGAAATTAATTCCTATTTTATTGGCGGTCTTTGCACTCGCTTCATGTGAAAAAGACCCGGACATGGGTAAGCTGGATGACAATTATCTGGTATACACTAACTACGACAAGAAAGCCGATTTCAAAGTTCCTACATTCTATCTGGCACCCCAGATTCTGGTTATCAGTGACAGTAAAGAACCGGAATATCTCGAAGGTGAAGGCGCAGAACAAATTCTGGCAGCTTATACAGACAATATGGAAGCTAGAGGTTACGCAGCAGCACCTGACCAGGAAAGCGCAGATCTTGGTATTCAGGTAAGCTACATCGCAAGTACTTATTATTTCACCAGCTACACACAACCTGAATGGTGGTGGGGTTATCCCGGATATTGGGGCCCTGGCTACTGGGGTGGCAACTGGGGTGGTGGATGGTACTACCCGTATGCTGTAACTTATAGTTATAGTACCAATTCCTTCCTGACGGAAATGGTAAACTTGAAAGCTGAACAAGGCGACAATAAAAAACTGCCTGTTGTATGGACAAGTTATCTGACCGGATTTGAGACTGGTTCCAAAGCTGTCAACCGTACTCTTGCAGTAGAAGCTGTCAACCAATCCTTTACTCAGTCACCTTATCTTACTAACAAATAAACAACTACAACTGTTATGAAAACAAGAAAAAATATATACTTCAAGGTAGTAGCCTTAGCGGCTATTGCCATCGCCTTCGCCATGCCGGCTAAGGCACAGCTATCGGACAATGGATATGCGAATATCGACTGGCAGTTCAATGCTCCGCTAAGTAATCATTTTGCAGATAAAGCAAGCGGTTGGGGTATGAACTTCGAAGGTGGTTATTTCGTGACTCCTAACATCGGCTTGGGTCTTTTCCTCAACTATCACAGTAACCACGAATATGTAGGTCGCGAAACCTTCCAGATGGGCGCCGGTGAAGTGACTACCGATCAGCAACATACCATTTTCCAATTGCCTTTCGGTGCTGCCGCACGTTACCAGTGGAATCGTGGTGGATCTTTTCAACCATACGTCAGTGCTAAATTAGGTGCTGAATATGCTAAAATCCGTTCTAATTTCAGCATGCTGGAAGCAAGAGAAAACAGTTGGGGATTCTACGCTTCTCCTGAAGTAGGTATCAATGTATTCCCATGGGTTTACGGACCGGGCTTGCACTTTGCTTTGTACTACAGCTATGGTACCAACAAGGCTGACGTACTGCATTACAGTGTAGATGGATTGAGCAACTTCGGCTTCCGCTTGGGTGTATCCTTCTAAAAAGAACTGCAACTATCAGAATATTACGTTAATAATACAAAGAATGCCCTTCTACTTTTGCAAGTAGAAGGGCATTTCATTTGACATCCCATCCAGTCCGGAATCATTATTTCTTTTTCATCGCATCATAAATAGCTCCTTGTATTCGCTCACGAATGTGCAGTTGATTCAGCTTGCGATTTGTTACATCCGGATAAATCCGGTTGCTAAGAAATACATAGACCAGTTCATTGACCGGGTCTACCCATGCGCATGTACCGGTAAAGCCGGTATGACCGTACACTTCGGCAGGTGCGGCAGGAGCACAATTTCCTTTCTTCGGATCATCAGCATCCGGTTTGTCAAAGCCCAAGCCACGTCGGCTGATTTTTGAGGTTTCAGTAGTAAACAGCTGACAGGTTTCTTTGCTTAGATAGCGTTGACCGTCTATTTCTCCTCCATTCAGCAACATCTGATAAACACGGGCTACATCACGGGCAGTAGAGAAAAGTCCGGCATTTCCGGCCAACCCGCCAAAGAAAGCGGAAGCCTCATCATGCACAAATCCCTGCAAAGTCTCTTTACGCAAGAAACGGTCTTTGTTGGAAGGGACAATTTCCGATTTGGCAAAACGGCGTAAAGGCAAGTAGCCCGTATGCTCCAACCCCATCGGTCCGTAAAACTCACGTTGCAGATAGGCTTCCATAGGCATACCGGCCAGTTGTTCTACCAACATCCCCAACAGAATGAATCCGACATCACTATATACATAGCGTTTCTGCTTTAACGGAGCTTCTGCTATTTTCTCTTCTATCACCTTCCGGAAGGAGCGGTTTAGCCACAAGCTATCGCAGATTTGAACAGTGTAATCACCGGTCTTGACGGGAGAGACGTATTCACTTTTGAATTTGAATTTCGGATTCGCCCATGAAGCCGTTCCCAACTGTAACGGATGATGAGCGTCTTTGCGTGCGCTGAACAATCTTCCGTCATAACTATCTTTATCGATGGCTTCTTGGTAGAAAGGAATCCAAGAAGGTAAACCGGACTGATGATACAGGATTTCCTGAATCGTTATATCTTTCTTATCGGTATGTTGCAAAAACGGCAAATGATCCGAAATCTTATCTGTCAGATTGAAACGTCCCTTATCGTAGAGTTTCATGATGGCAAGCAAAGTGCCCGTCGTCTTCGAGAGGGAAGCCAGATCGTAGATATTCGTAGATTCGACACGCGGACTTCCTTTGCCCGTATAAGTGCCGAAAGACTTGTCGAACATGACATGGCCGTTTTTCAACACTACCACCTGGCAACCGGGATAAGCTCCCTGGCGAATACCGTCTAATGCGATGGAATCGACGCGCTTTAGATGAGTAGAAGAAAGCCCGTATTCTTCCGGCACGAAATGCAATGGCGTCTTGGGGGTAATGGTCACTCCTGCTCCCGTTGGAAACAGTTCTCCCAAGCTTGCCGACAACTGTCCGTCTGCGGATGCCTTGGCAAATAACACATCTGCTACCTGACGCTGCACGTCTCCATTATAACTGTGCCCCAACACGACTGCCGAAGCATGAGACACGGCCCGCTGAATCTGCAACATCATCTTCCCCGGAGTAAAAAACAGATAAATAGCCGGACTTTGAGGAGCAAACTTCGCAAAGAAAGGCTGATAAGAAGCCAACCGCTGTTCGCTAATGGCTACAATGATTCGTTTATAGGTAGACAGAGAATCACGCAACCGTTGATTTTCCTCTTCTGTCTGATTGGCGCGAAGGGGAAAACGTACCAAAGATGTATAACGGGAAAGTTGTTTGGCCAATACATCGGTTTCTCCGGGATCTCCCACTTCGAGCAGTGCAATCGCCTGCTCCTTGTCTGTATGTAGGGGGAGGATATGATTCTTATTGTTCAAAACGGTTATTGCCGCTAGATTCAACCGGCGAACCAAGTCACGTGTCTGCGGACTGTTAATGCGTTGTTCCAAACCGGATAATTGTACATACGATTTCTTCTTAAGTCCCAACACATATTTATAAGTCAAGACTTTGCGGCATTTGCTTTCAATCTCTTCACGGCTTAGTTCCCCTTTTTCAACAGCTTCCAGTACGGCTGGTATCTCTTCCTTTAGGTTCCGGGGAGACAGTACCATGTCATTACCTGCTTTCAAAGCTTGCAAACTGACATTTCCATTTCCTGCCACGCCTTTCATGGCAAGTGCGTCGGTAAATATCAGGCCTTTGAACGCTAGTTCATCGGTCAGCAAATCATACACGACATTGCGGGACAAGGAAGACGGAAGTCCGCCAATAGGTTCAATCACCGGCACTTGCAAATGGCCTACCATCATACCGCCCAGTCCGGCACGGATGGCCTCTTTAAACGGATAAAGCTCCACACTATCCAGACGCTCGCGAGTGAAAGGAAGTACCGGAAGCGCTTTATGCGAATCGACATCGGTATCTCCGTGTCCGGGAAAGTGTTTGCACACAGATAACACCCCTCCACCTTCCAAACCGGAAGCATAAGCGATTACCTTATCAGCCACTTGGATCGGATCTTCTCCAAAAGAACGGGTATTGATGACGGGATTTTTAGGGTTTATATTCACGTCCGCCACCGGAGCGAAGTTTACCTGTACTCCAATCTGCCGGCATTGACGGGCAACTTCACGTCCATACTCATAAAGCAGCCGGTTGTCGCGGATACATCCCAGCACCATATTTCGCGGGAAGACAGGCGTACCACGCAGACGCATGGCCAATCCCCATTCTCCATCAAAGGTAATCATCAAAGGGACTTTGGCTTGTCGCTGCGCCCGGTTCGTCAGTTCGACCTGGTTTTGCATCTTCCCTCCGGAAAAGAGAAGGCCGCCTACTTTATAAGTGTCGATGACTTCGCGCAGCAGTTCCAAGTTTCGTTTGGTGTCTACCGGAGCAATGGTATAGATGAACAACTGACCTACCTTTTCTTTAAAGGAAAGTTTATCCATAACCGAATCAACCCAGTGCTGACAGTCCTTGTCTTGAAGGGCTTTGTACACCAGCAGAGGTTCAACGGTTGTAGCATTCTGCGCCGGACTCGAAACTGTACCGACCGCGATAAGGAATAAAAGCGTTACTATTGAGGGAATTATCTTCATTTATGTTTCAATGTCAAATCGAGACGGCCTACACGAACACCATTTTTTCCTGTGTGCATGACAGGCACCTCCTTTCCGTCCATATTCAAGTATGTTTTGGGGCCTTCCATAAATGTATGGGAGTGTCCACCCAGAATCACGTCGATATTGTGCGTTCCGGCAACCAGCTGTTCATCCATCTGGATGCCCAGATGAGACAGGCATACGACCAGATCACAACCTTCTTCCTCTTTCAACAAGGTAGCTATTTCGTTGGATACACGGATCGGGTCTTCATAAACGACTCCTTCGCATTTATTGGCCTGAATCATTCCTTCCGGCTGGGTTCCGAGACCGAACACGCCGATTCTCAAGCCATATTTCTCCAGAACGACGTAGGGCTTGACTATATCTTTTAATGCCGTAGCATCCAGATTATAGTTGGCACAAACGACCGGAAAATCAGCCATCTTGAAAATGCGGGCCATATTATCCACATCGAAATCAAACTCATGGTTACCGATCGTCATTGCGTCATAGCCCATTTCATTCATCAGTTTGACTTCCACTTCTCCGCGGAACATATTATAATAAGGTGTCCCCTGGGAAATATCTCCGCAATCGAAAAGCAATACATTCTTATGCTCTTTGCGGAACTGTTCGAGAAAAGCCGCCCGACGGACAAAACCACCTTTGTTATAATATCCGTCACCCTTCTGATTGATAGGTTCGATACGGCTATGCACATCGCTTGTTTGTAAAATGATAACTTCTTTGGTATCCTGCGCAAAGATTGAAAAAGTGAAACTCAATGCAAGACATAGCAGGAATAATATCTGAAATCTTTTCATATTCAATATTTTTAGATTCTCCTTTTTTTATTTTATCGTAATACGTCCGTCTAGTTTGG
The Bacteroides luhongzhouii DNA segment above includes these coding regions:
- a CDS encoding MarR family winged helix-turn-helix transcriptional regulator, which gives rise to MKTICAMRDVFKAIGNFETAFEKMYQISLNEAMILCALKEASDKVTATNLSKQTELSPSHTSKMLRILEEKGLIVRSLGSEDRRQMYFHLTQLGKQRVTELELDKVEIPDLLKPLF
- a CDS encoding DUF4136 domain-containing protein; protein product: MKKLIPILLAVFALASCEKDPDMGKLDDNYLVYTNYDKKADFKVPTFYLAPQILVISDSKEPEYLEGEGAEQILAAYTDNMEARGYAAAPDQESADLGIQVSYIASTYYFTSYTQPEWWWGYPGYWGPGYWGGNWGGGWYYPYAVTYSYSTNSFLTEMVNLKAEQGDNKKLPVVWTSYLTGFETGSKAVNRTLAVEAVNQSFTQSPYLTNK
- a CDS encoding porin family protein, with the translated sequence MKTRKNIYFKVVALAAIAIAFAMPAKAQLSDNGYANIDWQFNAPLSNHFADKASGWGMNFEGGYFVTPNIGLGLFLNYHSNHEYVGRETFQMGAGEVTTDQQHTIFQLPFGAAARYQWNRGGSFQPYVSAKLGAEYAKIRSNFSMLEARENSWGFYASPEVGINVFPWVYGPGLHFALYYSYGTNKADVLHYSVDGLSNFGFRLGVSF
- a CDS encoding glycoside hydrolase family 3 N-terminal domain-containing protein, which encodes MKIIPSIVTLLFLIAVGTVSSPAQNATTVEPLLVYKALQDKDCQHWVDSVMDKLSFKEKVGQLFIYTIAPVDTKRNLELLREVIDTYKVGGLLFSGGKMQNQVELTNRAQRQAKVPLMITFDGEWGLAMRLRGTPVFPRNMVLGCIRDNRLLYEYGREVARQCRQIGVQVNFAPVADVNINPKNPVINTRSFGEDPIQVADKVIAYASGLEGGGVLSVCKHFPGHGDTDVDSHKALPVLPFTRERLDSVELYPFKEAIRAGLGGMMVGHLQVPVIEPIGGLPSSLSRNVVYDLLTDELAFKGLIFTDALAMKGVAGNGNVSLQALKAGNDMVLSPRNLKEEIPAVLEAVEKGELSREEIESKCRKVLTYKYVLGLKKKSYVQLSGLEQRINSPQTRDLVRRLNLAAITVLNNKNHILPLHTDKEQAIALLEVGDPGETDVLAKQLSRYTSLVRFPLRANQTEEENQRLRDSLSTYKRIIVAISEQRLASYQPFFAKFAPQSPAIYLFFTPGKMMLQIQRAVSHASAVVLGHSYNGDVQRQVADVLFAKASADGQLSASLGELFPTGAGVTITPKTPLHFVPEEYGLSSTHLKRVDSIALDGIRQGAYPGCQVVVLKNGHVMFDKSFGTYTGKGSPRVESTNIYDLASLSKTTGTLLAIMKLYDKGRFNLTDKISDHLPFLQHTDKKDITIQEILYHQSGLPSWIPFYQEAIDKDSYDGRLFSARKDAHHPLQLGTASWANPKFKFKSEYVSPVKTGDYTVQICDSLWLNRSFRKVIEEKIAEAPLKQKRYVYSDVGFILLGMLVEQLAGMPMEAYLQREFYGPMGLEHTGYLPLRRFAKSEIVPSNKDRFLRKETLQGFVHDEASAFFGGLAGNAGLFSTARDVARVYQMLLNGGEIDGQRYLSKETCQLFTTETSKISRRGLGFDKPDADDPKKGNCAPAAPAEVYGHTGFTGTCAWVDPVNELVYVFLSNRIYPDVTNRKLNQLHIRERIQGAIYDAMKKK
- a CDS encoding bifunctional metallophosphatase/5'-nucleotidase; translated protein: MKRFQILFLLCLALSFTFSIFAQDTKEVIILQTSDVHSRIEPINQKGDGYYNKGGFVRRAAFLEQFRKEHKNVLLFDCGDISQGTPYYNMFRGEVEVKLMNEMGYDAMTIGNHEFDFDVDNMARIFKMADFPVVCANYNLDATALKDIVKPYVVLEKYGLRIGVFGLGTQPEGMIQANKCEGVVYEDPIRVSNEIATLLKEEEGCDLVVCLSHLGIQMDEQLVAGTHNIDVILGGHSHTFMEGPKTYLNMDGKEVPVMHTGKNGVRVGRLDLTLKHK